From the genome of Dermacentor andersoni chromosome 3, qqDerAnde1_hic_scaffold, whole genome shotgun sequence:
AGTACTCGACGACTGCTCTACACAACTAGTGAATGCTGCACTGTTCTGCTGCGTACGAATGCGCAAACGTTGATAGGCACGAAGCTTGCGAACGGAGGCGTGCCAAAATACTCCCGTGAATATTGTTTTAAAGGCTAGTCACATAGCGAGATCATGTTATTTGTTGCAGCAACACAAGCTGTTGACGTTTCTCAAGTAAACCGCCATTTTAGCCAGTCTCATAGTGTCGTCACAATGATTGTGGGTACTCACGTTTTCTTACGAGGCGAACCAGTACTCGGCGTTTTGGTCATTTGTGCCGCTGAAAATTGCAGGTTCACATTGACGCAAAGGAatgggaatagctttacgttatagcggcccTAAGTTGATTGATATTGCCTGTTATTATTGAACTGAATCCTCAGAGTAAGTAGGTCCTTGTAATAGCACTGGAAACAAGAGGAAACGGGAAAATATGATGACCTGTACATCGCCTGGTGTGTAAATGTTTCTAAGGATCTACCCATTCCAAATTTTGCTGTGAGTTCTTGCGTGACTGGGTAGATACGCATGGACGTTCTCGCGAATTTCAGAGACCTCGCACTTCCTGGAACGCATGCAAGTGCTCAGGTCTATACAACTAACGAGGTGCTGAACACAATAGCGATCAGAATAACATTGCAAACAAAAACGCTAATGGCACTTAAAACTTGCTTTTATTTCTTAATCTCGAACCATAGCACTTATTTCCTGCGGTTGTTTCGATCATAAAACTAGAAAGCGATAGTGTGTAGATTTTGATACAGCGAGGTGGTTATAATAGCGGACAATATAATGGTGGAAACGAATAGAAAACTATGCGGCCTGCGCTTTTGCACACGCGCTACCGCACCATGAAGTCCGACATTGTTTGTCGGCGCATTTAGGATTTTGTTTAATATTCTCATCGGCTTGGATACCCCTCTCGACGCGATTTCGCATTTTCCAAGGTGTGGAAGAGAAAATCAGAAAAACAAGTCAAGTTTAACactcagtttaatattttgtctTATTTTGCTTTTGTATCTGAGGTGTTAATGTTTTCTCTTCCTCACCGTAAACTATGGCGGATTAAAAACTTGGACTTCTTTGAGAAGTGCTTTCACTGGAGCGCGCTTTGTCTCCGTAGTttttccatcattcccatgaaAAGTTCTCTTAAAGTATGTAGCTGGAACAGACACGACAGTTCATTAGTAGTTTCAAGAACGCATTCCACAGGAGAAAGAACAGCAGTCGTTAGTGCCTAGGCGTGGCAGGTCGCGAGGTGATTACTATCAATATCTTGATGACATCGCTTCATACAGTCCGCACTGCTAGTCCTAGAACATGCGTCTTATCAGTCGTGCAAATTATTACGACAAAAACAAGCAGGCTAATGACTACAGGGACGGCTGTGCATCTCGCAGGTCCTCCAGCGAAGGCAAGTCTTAAACGATACGGTAGACTCGGAGAATATCGCCGACTTAGGGGGAACACCGATGGCATACTCTGCGTTTACGTCACTGCCCTCATCAAAGAGAGATACCATGCTGCCAGGCGTTGCCATGACAGCGGACCAGCTATTCTTCATCGGCTATTGCACCCCATGGTGTGAGAAACAAACAACGGAATCACCGCCCTGGCTCTCTGGCCGCCATCGCTACCCACCTCGCCGCTCCCGGTGCATCGTGCCACTTATGAACATGCCCGAGTTCTCGGACGCATTCCACTGCAAGCAGGGGTCGTACATGAACCCACCAAACAAGTGCATGCTCTGGACTTGAAAGCGGAAGCACCGACGCGTTCATTGTGCCATTCTTTATTTGTCGTTGTATAAACATTCAAGGTTCTTTCGCCAGTCTGGCAGATAAGTTTACTAGAAGAGCTTTTTGTGCATGTCTGCTGATGCACTCGCGAGCGTCTGTTTATTCTTACGCAGCTGCTTGAAAAACGGAAAAGTGTCGTGATAGCTCTCACTGTGGTGGCAATAGCGACAATACTTGTCCAACGCAAAGATGTCATGTCTTGTTTTAAAAGCTCTCTTACAACATTAGGTCATATTATTTTCCCGCTAATTTCAAAAAAGAGGTACAAGTGAGGGAAAAGTCGTCTTCTTGGGGTTTGAGATATCGAATGTCTGCGCGGCAAAGGAAACTAACGGATTCGAAATGTTCGCACGTTCTCATAGAGCAAAGGCTAATGCGGCAAGCTCGCGGAGACAAACACGCAAAATAGAAATGCGACAACCTAAAAAAGAAGTGTAcattacaacaaaaaaaaaagaaaaccaaagcaATACTAGATCTGAAATTTGGCTTAATCCATGAACGTGCACGTAATTATGCCTGTGAGCTTCCGGCGTTTAGACAGCGCGGCATGCCCTGGGACGATCTTTTAATTGTTACGTCGCTAATGCATCGCTGCATTTTCTAAAGTACTAAAATGCGCCTTTAACAGTTTCTCGTTCAGACCTGGGTGAACAGTCGTTCAAACTGTGGTGTTGTCGCTATCATAATATTCCACGTCCTTGTGTCCACCGTTGTAGAAGCCACGCAAGACCTTGTTCTTCTTTAATTGGGGCTGTGTTTACCAACCTCATAGGAACGCGGTCTAATTAACGGACTTCAGCTTGATGAGCAAGTTGCTGGGTATCCGGAACAACTTTCCCGTTGTTGTTGCACGGCAGCACACTCTTGAGAGTAGGGAGACGTATGCTAGTAAAATCAGCCTTCTTAGTCATGAACCCGCTTGTTCTCTGCTACATGTAGTGGAGAACCGACGCTAATTTCGAAATCGATATCTGTTGCTCTTGACGACAACCTACTACCCGTATCTGGTACCACAATGCTTCTTCGCGCAGTATTAGACAGGTACATGAAATTCAGCCTTCATGGGCGAACGCTTGTGTGTGAGTTTTCATTCGGAATACACGCCATAATAAAAACCAGCTCATAGTTTCAGGCGTATTTCATCCACTTCCTTTATCACACGCACGTTAATTGCCATTTATCTTATAGCGTATCAGCCTGGGGCGACACTTACTTCACACATCTCAGCCAACTGCAACACCTGCAAAATCAGGCGCTTCGTCTGATTAATTTCAAGCACTTCATATCCAATGCAACGCATTTTTACTGCTAGTTTATTCATTCTTGCTCTTCATCACATCTTCCAGTCTGAGTTATCGATCGTGAAATATAAGTTCTGCCGCACTACTGCACATACAGATAACTTTGTAATTTAACTTGATCTTATCGGTTAAGATGCTATAATTTTGTCGTGATATTGCACAAATAGCTTGTTGCACATATGGCttgttgaattaaaaaaaattacgttaCTAGGTTCACTGAGCTCTATGAGCATCTTTTACCTAAAGTGCGCACAAACTATGGCAAGTTCTTTACCACATTTGCTTGAATGAAACTGGGACATCTTATTTCACATACAATTAAAGCATCACCGACACACCATGTATTCATGAGCTACGAAATATGTGATGGAACAACTCTCTTCAACCTAGCAACTCACATTTACGATTGTAATTATAATTGACGTAGAAGTAACACTACTTGTTAGATTGCTGACATTATTGTAGTATTGTTAAATGACATTGATTGTGTACTACAGAAGGTTTCTTTGCCATTTTATGTTGTACTAAACAGCTCTATATTTTCTTGTCTTTATGCACtgttccttatttattttttttatttgtctgtAAGGTTACCGTAACCACTGCTAGATGTATACTTCGTTTCTTCCCTTTCATTTTGTTCATGCGTAGCAGTCCCCTTGACAGTTTCTAAATTTGGGGCTGCCTGTGTAGTACTAATTTTGCATGCACTTCCATGCAAAACTGACATCGTCGATTCATAACCCTTAaccaaaatcttgaataaaaaaattatcaCTCTCCCGTagtcgagagtagatgtaagcatgaaatcaCTACCGGGAAGGCAGGCTAGTTGGAGATGATGCTTGCTAGAACATTAAGATCGGTGTAGGGCATCTTTGCAATGGCACACCCAACGACATCACACCGCAGCAACCTGTTAGGGAACCTGTTACGTCCATATGGACGTAACAGGTTCCCGTCACAGACAGAACCTAATTGAAACTATCGTCTCGGTCAAACGGCCATTCATGGTGCACCGGGCGCTGCTAGCTTGGACGCTGTCGGACGCGCCGCGGAACAAGCGGACCGTTGGCGTTCAAAAGAGCGCTTAGCGCCAAAaggtgacaatcaagtgtatagtgTATTGCCTGTACAGTATCTGCCTGTATAGTGCACAGTGTATCTGCCTTGTCAACGTGGCTATTGCAAATGAAAAGTAAAACATGTGTagtagaagttacagcttgggtGACATTGTGAACAAATTTTAGGAAGTACTCGGAAACAATATATTTGGTAACATGTCTGTggagtaactagcgtatgtaatacTGTCTTGACTGATTggccggatgatctcgttttgttctctcAAATTGCGCGGATCTTCTCGTTTGATTGAggggataacggctctggcttgtggctcaaggtcacttgaaggtttCCGACAAAGGGAGTAAGAGCATATCATGCTTACAAATGCCGGATTACCACGTGCGAATATATATTGACCCATCAGTCATTTCGCAGCCCGTAGCtgtcttctcaagcttcttttttaaATCCGTAGTTTCAATCCCATTATGTCAGTTCTCATTAACACACTGACTATACTGCGACGTTTGACTTCTTGAACGCAGGTGATTAAACTCAGTCACATATAACATGTCTTGTCTTAAAAGCGCTCTTGGAACGCCATGTGAAATCACTTTCCCGCTCGTTTAAATACAGAATTGAAAAGCCAAAAAACCTAACCTTCACGGAGTTCGGCATATCGAAATGTTTCCCACGGGGACATAGTCACGAATTCGAAATGTTTGCGTGGTCCCAGATACGAAAGCGACGATGCGGCAAAGTCACGCACACAAAACGATTAGTAGAAATGTTATAACCTAAAAAAAGGAGAAGTGCTCACATTCCAACATTACAGAGGAAGCACTAGTATATGTCAAGTATACGGCTTAATTCCTTATTGTACATAAAATTGGGTCTTTGAGTTGCCGACGCTCAGACAATGTGACACACGCTCGAAGCATCTCCTAATTGTAACGTCGCTGATGCGTGGCGGCAATCTGTAAGGGGCAAAATGGTCCCTGCTACAGTTTCTCGCTTAGGTCGGGGTGGCGAACAGTTGTTCAGCTCAGAGGTTGTCGCGAAGACAATATGCAACGTCTTTGTGACATCCGTTGGAGAAGCCAGTCAAGATTCTCTGCTTGTATTGTTGGGACAGCGTTTAAAGGAGCCTCATGTGCGCATGTTCTAATTCATGGACTTC
Proteins encoded in this window:
- the LOC129386303 gene encoding membrane metallo-endopeptidase-like 1, whose translation is MLLHMGTEANAAYLPKYNTMFILPSALLPNLLFTEGPAAFNYGSMGMIMAHEMMHGYDVDGSQYDENTKQRHWFSPESTEHYVNWTLCLREYHKNVLQRRQVLNDTVDSENIADLGGTPMAYSAFTSLPSSKRDTMLPGVAMTADQLFFIGYCTPWCEKQTTESPPWLSGRHRYPPRRSRCIVPLMNMPEFSDAFHCKQGSYMNPPNKCMLWT